DNA from Tripterygium wilfordii isolate XIE 37 chromosome 15, ASM1340144v1, whole genome shotgun sequence:
CTTTACACTTCTTACACACTAGACAGCGACACTACTACATATTGTTCGCGCTTGCTCGCTCTCACATGATGAGCGCACTTGGCTATTCACTCAATTCACTGATAAGCTATATATATCCACTTTTTTGTCGGTGATCAAAACAAAAGCCCACCACAGGTTTCTCAAGAAGCATTCAATGCAAATTTTCCACAATAACAATGCTATAAGAAAAATATAGTGCAAATTTATTAGAAAAGTCGGTTTGCAAAGAAAGggtcgagagagagagagaggagaagcgTTGGAATAACAAGCATAAACGATTAttttgggaaaagaaaaaaatagaagaccCCAAATCCCATTCAATTTCATCCTCTCCTACCAAAATAAATGCTCAAATGTGTGTGCGcctaaatcatcaaatcacCCATTTCCAACATTTTAAACTATTGGAAATAGGGGTTTTCAGGCCATCAGAGCAAATCAAAGTCTCATAACAAACTCAATAttccaatacaaaaaaaataaattaaatcatgGCTTACAAGCTGAAAGCTAAATACACACCAGACCACATCATAGTAGAGAATAAGGAGACAGTTCATAccgagaaggaaaaaaaacaacagtAAGAACCTCTCACGACATTTGAACAAGTATGACTGACAGTGCAGCAGACGGATCTCCAATAATTCACCGAGAGTCTCAACCAAAGGCCCATAAACTATATTTGGACCTTCCTTCATGGGCCTTTTTGCTAACTCATAGTCATAGATTTGTATTTTGTACTTGTTGTGGACCACCATCTCTTTTAAACAGGCCCAATACTTTATTGCCCGGGTTTGCCGTTGTAGACAGTAGACCCATCCCAGTCTTAACTTTTGTTGGAACCGGGGCCCAGCCAAGGAAGACTTTTCCTGACCCTAACCTCGCTCTTTTTTCGTGGACTTGGGCTTGTTTGTTAAAAAAGAGGAGTGTTGTTTTCTTAATTGAGTCCCACATCGACTACTCACCAAAAGACATCATCAATTGAAAGGAATATAAAAACGGAGGACAGAGGCATAACACCTTATCTTTGCGCTTGGGGCAATGACGCAGCTAGTGAGGTTCTAACCGAGGCGCGTCAATTGCTGGTTGAAAACTATTTCCAAACCCCCTCTTGGGCCTGGGCTTGTTCCTGGCCTTCGAGAATTTTTGGAAGGGCTCCCCTTTGGGGCAAAGCCCTACAATTCTTAGTGTGAAAAGCTGAGTCAAAGAGGGTTCCCTACGTCTGCCTGGGCTCTCAGTTGTTATGAGATCAATTCCATTTTGTTACACTTTTCAATCTTGTTGGGTTCATACGCTCGTGAGTTCATACTGGATctctatgcatatatatatatatatatatatatatatatatatatgtctggtaCTTTCTGTGTAAACATAAATCAATATTGTTTATGGTACGAATGAGAACAATAACCCCCGTTAATCCAGAGTAGCTCCTATTGCCTTGAGAAAAAATTTATGCATCAACCATAGAAATTACAATGGATATTAAACCTTTTGGCTTTTGCTTTGAGACATTTCAGATATTGAAACATTATTTGGAGAGATTATTCGCCTATttggtaatctttgaaattaccCTCTAAAATGAACTACAAGATGGAGATGGGTAACAATGGCCTTCTCAGCTTTACGCGcaaatattctaaaaaaaaaaagctatgcATAAGCGGAAAGCATAATTAGGCAAACCGGTGAAAAATCTCAAACAAGAATGTGATCAGTTATTTCAACAGTCAAAAGCGTAATGTAGAAAGACAAATCCGTAGATCATAAAAGCCTGGAACTTGTCCTTGAACAGCTAAAATTAGCCTGAAACAAATCCGTAGTTCATAAAGTCGTGGTTTTAGAATATCGTTGATTTTGAAGGGGAAAAACAAAAGAGCCCTAAACCCTATATCATAAATACTAAAtcctaatatgtcatttttcaaagaacaaaaatgatTTGGGGATGGTTTTGGAGGAAATTGTATTAGCTAACTGTAGTCCCTCTTATTCTGTGATTTACCATGATGTTTGGGAAAAGTAGGTAAATTCAAACATTCGAAGATACATGGAGTCAAAGGCACACGGTTATCTTATTAAAGGTAAAATTGGATTTTGTTGACTTATTGTTCAACTTTGATTTGAAATCTCAGTGTGTTATGAGGTTTGAATTGATCAAACACTGAGTCTCCTCTCTTGTACGCCTTTGAAATTTAAGTATGAACAAGTCTGAATGTCTACTATTGAGTAGAATGTAATTTCCATTCAAATTATTTAACCAGTAAATatttccagaaaaaaaaaaaaaaaccattaccAACAGGatcaacaattaaattgaagAAACTATATTTATTATGAAAGAATTTGTTCATACAAAACTGCTCTTAtcatatacaaataatgaatgaaaaaggaaaggaaTTTGTTACAATATCCTTATGATCTTTCAAAATGACCTCTTGAGGTTCTTGAAATCAGAAGTTTCAATGCATTCAGATGTAGTCCTGTAAGGATTCATGGATTTCAAAACCTCTGCTACCTTCTGTTTTGTTTCATCTCCACAACCAAGCTGTAATAACAACAAAACCTTCTGAAATGCACCAACTTGAAGTGCCTCAACCAAGACTATTGATCCATCTCCATTGTTCCTCTGCTCATACTTGATTAGTTTCCAAATAATACTAATCGAATACTCCGATGCCAAATCCGATACGCCCAATATCTTCTTCACCAGAACTGGAATTGTCAGAGCATTTTTATatgcttcttctcttccttcatCACAATCACATAGCCTGTCAAGAACGCCCAACGCTGGCTCACATATACTCCTTTCAGTGTCAATCATGGATTCTAAGAGTATTGGCACCAAACCCATCTGCGAAAACAGTTTTCTGATCTTCTCATTGAATGAGACTAATTGGAAACTTAACATAAGAGAAGATTTTTTGATTGTTGTACTAATTGGGCGTTGAATGAACTTGAAAAGAATTTCAACTACTCCTTCAATCCCAGCTAGTGCTTCCACATGTTTTTGGTCACAAGAAGCAAGCTCCTTTAAGGCAACAATTGAGTTCTGCTTCACTGAAGTGGAATCTTCATTCCTC
Protein-coding regions in this window:
- the LOC120017093 gene encoding U-box domain-containing protein 21-like, with protein sequence MGFGWRKRKTALNRQRKGDIDAELVIPNHFRCPISLDLMKDPVTLSSGITYDRESIEKWLESGNFTCPVTNQVLRSYDQIPNHTLRSMIQEWCVENRKFGAERIPTPRVPVTGIEVSEILFGVEESVKRLDRCGCLDLVKKIRTLGSESERNRRCIVQNGTGGVLAAAFDEFARDSCERNEIALKEILCCLTWMLPFDAETQVYLGSKDSLGCLVWFLRNEDSTSVKQNSIVALKELASCDQKHVEALAGIEGVVEILFKFIQRPISTTIKKSSLMLSFQLVSFNEKIRKLFSQMGLVPILLESMIDTERSICEPALGVLDRLCDCDEGREEAYKNALTIPVLVKKILGVSDLASEYSISIIWKLIKYEQRNNGDGSIVLVEALQVGAFQKVLLLLQLGCGDETKQKVAEVLKSMNPYRTTSECIETSDFKNLKRSF